In Anaerolineales bacterium, the following proteins share a genomic window:
- a CDS encoding homoserine dehydrogenase, which translates to MNHNLCFIGFGNVARSLVRLLERKRDALESKYGITYSVTGIATGSHGFAVNPNGLDVIKALELVESKQSIAPISNSLISNSLDVIQHSSASVMFENSPVNYESGQPAIDHVKAALNAGMHAITANKGTVVHAYRELTALAKSKGRKFRFESTVLGGSPLFSTFREAMPLAELVSFKGIINATTNLILSRMEDGESFDDAVKYCQSIGIAETDPSGDVDGWDAAIKVSALATVLMDAPLKPQDVERKGIREITPAMVNQAKGEKKRWKLVASAERIGNQIQARVTPELVESSSPLYGMMGSSSGLTFTTDVLPNYSVIISEREGMQGGPEETAYGLFADFVNCANADR; encoded by the coding sequence ATGAATCACAACCTCTGCTTTATCGGCTTCGGAAACGTTGCGCGTTCGCTGGTTCGATTGCTCGAACGCAAACGCGATGCGTTGGAATCAAAATATGGCATCACCTATTCGGTCACGGGAATCGCAACGGGAAGTCACGGCTTTGCGGTGAACCCAAACGGACTTGACGTAATCAAAGCCCTCGAACTCGTCGAGAGTAAACAATCCATTGCCCCAATCTCTAATTCTCTAATCTCTAATTCTCTGGATGTCATTCAACACTCCTCCGCCTCCGTCATGTTCGAGAACTCGCCCGTCAACTACGAATCGGGTCAACCCGCCATTGACCATGTGAAAGCCGCGCTAAACGCGGGGATGCACGCCATCACCGCCAACAAAGGGACGGTCGTGCACGCGTATCGTGAATTGACCGCGCTGGCAAAGTCAAAGGGGAGAAAATTTCGGTTTGAGTCAACGGTGTTGGGAGGCTCGCCCCTCTTTTCCACGTTCCGTGAAGCCATGCCGCTAGCGGAGTTGGTTTCATTTAAAGGAATCATCAACGCGACGACGAATTTGATCCTTTCACGAATGGAGGACGGCGAGTCGTTCGACGACGCGGTGAAATATTGTCAGAGCATCGGCATCGCAGAGACGGATCCCTCGGGCGATGTGGACGGCTGGGACGCGGCGATCAAAGTGTCCGCGCTGGCGACGGTGTTGATGGACGCTCCGCTCAAGCCGCAGGATGTGGAGCGGAAAGGCATACGGGAGATCACGCCTGCGATGGTGAATCAGGCGAAAGGGGAGAAGAAGCGGTGGAAGTTGGTCGCATCCGCTGAACGGATTGGGAATCAGATTCAAGCGCGCGTCACGCCTGAGTTGGTTGAGTCGTCTTCGCCGTTGTACGGCATGATGGGCTCGTCTTCGGGATTGACGTTCACGACGGACGTGTTGCCCAATTATTCGGTCATCATTTCGGAGCGCGAGGGCATGCAAGGCGGACCCGAAGAGACGGCGTACGGTCTGTTTGCGGATTTTGTGAATTGCGCGAACGCCGATCGGTAA
- a CDS encoding SCO1664 family protein produces MMDSSPLQKVFQHGDLELKGQFMLGSNYTFLVEVTHEGKTYPAVYKPSKGEQPLWDFPENSLAQREVAAYLVSEALGFHFVPFTTLRDDGPYGAGSIQQFIEYDPEYHYFNFSDDDKQLLKPVALFDLLVNNADRKGGHVFFENETHKLFAIDHGICFHEDDKLRTVLWDFGGQQISDDLKTRLSLPSSLLADLQPYLSPREISALCARADSILKMEIFPRQPRDRRAMPWPPL; encoded by the coding sequence ATGATGGATTCATCCCCTCTTCAAAAAGTTTTTCAACACGGCGACCTTGAACTCAAAGGTCAGTTTATGCTTGGCTCGAATTACACGTTCCTCGTTGAAGTCACGCACGAAGGCAAAACCTATCCCGCCGTGTACAAGCCGAGCAAAGGCGAACAACCGCTGTGGGATTTTCCCGAAAACTCGCTTGCCCAGCGCGAGGTCGCGGCGTATCTCGTCAGCGAGGCGCTCGGTTTTCATTTTGTCCCGTTCACAACTTTGCGCGACGACGGTCCCTACGGCGCGGGTTCGATCCAGCAATTCATCGAGTACGATCCCGAATATCATTACTTCAATTTTTCCGACGATGACAAGCAACTCCTCAAACCCGTCGCGCTTTTTGATCTGCTCGTCAACAACGCCGATCGCAAAGGCGGTCATGTCTTTTTTGAAAATGAAACTCACAAACTTTTTGCCATCGATCATGGCATCTGTTTTCACGAAGATGACAAACTCCGCACCGTGTTGTGGGATTTCGGTGGACAACAAATTTCGGACGACTTGAAGACCCGCCTCTCTCTTCCCTCCAGCCTGCTCGCAGACCTTCAGCCTTATCTCAGCCCGCGCGAAATCTCCGCCCTCTGCGCCCGCGCCGACTCGATTCTCAAAATGGAAATCTTCCCCCGCCAACCCCGCGACCGCCGCGCCATGCCGTGGCCGCCGCTGTAA
- a CDS encoding DUF3090 domain-containing protein — translation MPRFEIDVDPCDHITADAIGKPGQRVFYLQAYQDQRTITIIIEKAQLHSLAIGVEQFLAQINQQNPNLAEASGDYIEEVMRINPPVDPLFRVGEVGLGYDKDRDLIVLFAKEILTEEDDPEQAAVIRFWATRTQVRMLARWGMEVVSRGRPICPQCGQPEEPEGHFCPKKNGHVH, via the coding sequence ATGCCCCGATTTGAAATAGACGTTGACCCGTGCGATCACATCACCGCTGACGCGATCGGTAAACCAGGTCAGCGGGTTTTTTACCTCCAAGCCTATCAAGACCAGCGCACGATCACGATCATCATTGAGAAAGCGCAGTTGCACTCGCTCGCCATCGGCGTGGAGCAATTCCTCGCGCAGATCAACCAACAGAATCCGAATCTTGCTGAAGCCTCGGGCGATTACATCGAAGAAGTGATGCGCATCAACCCGCCCGTGGACCCGCTCTTCCGCGTCGGCGAGGTTGGTCTCGGCTACGACAAAGATCGCGACCTCATCGTTTTATTCGCAAAGGAAATCCTCACCGAAGAAGACGACCCTGAACAGGCGGCGGTGATTCGCTTTTGGGCGACGCGCACACAAGTGCGGATGCTGGCGCGCTGGGGCATGGAAGTCGTTTCGCGCGGACGTCCCATCTGCCCGCAGTGCGGTCAACCCGAAGAACCCGAGGGACATTTCTGCCCGAAGAAGAACGGGCACGTGCATTAA
- a CDS encoding methylmalonyl-CoA mutase family protein, translating to MYDKKKLAELKNQLETWEETSLSKALASLPERMDEFITTSSEPINRLYTPLDVADKDYASSLGLPGDYPYTRGVHPTLHRSKLWTMRMFAGFGTAEETNARFKYLLEQGQTGLSVAFDLATLMGYDTDQPEALGEFGKCGVAVSSLQDMEILLDGIPLDQVSTSMTINSPAAITWAMYLAAAENRGVRLDQLRGTIQNDILKEFIAQKEFIFPPEPSMRLVVDTMEFGSQKVPQWNTISISGYHIREAGSTAAQELAFTLGDGLEYVRWGIARGMDVDEFAPRLSFFFNAHNDFFEEIAKYRAARRIWAREMRETFKAKNPRSWLCRFHTQTAGVSLTAQQPENNVVRVAIQALAAVLGGTQSLHTNSLDEALALPSEHAVTIALRTQQIIAEESGVTNTVDPLGGSFFVEALTDRMEKEAYDYFRRVEELGGVIPAIEKGFFQSEISDAAYRYQREIDQGIRKIVGVNAYAEKQPLTIPILEMDPQGYNRQVNRLEELRKTRDSGRVGQALDRLRIALEGTENTMPHIMEAVHAYATLGEIIQVMKETFGVYEEPTMI from the coding sequence ATGTATGATAAAAAGAAACTCGCTGAGTTGAAAAACCAACTCGAAACGTGGGAGGAAACTTCGCTAAGCAAGGCGCTCGCGTCCCTGCCTGAGCGCATGGACGAATTCATCACGACCTCCTCCGAACCGATCAATCGACTCTACACTCCGCTCGATGTGGCGGATAAAGACTACGCTTCTTCTCTCGGACTTCCAGGCGACTACCCCTACACGCGCGGAGTCCACCCGACGCTTCACCGCTCCAAACTGTGGACGATGCGTATGTTCGCAGGCTTCGGTACTGCGGAAGAAACGAACGCGCGCTTCAAATATTTGCTCGAACAAGGACAGACAGGTTTATCAGTTGCATTCGACCTCGCGACCCTGATGGGCTACGACACCGACCAGCCCGAGGCATTGGGCGAGTTCGGCAAGTGCGGCGTGGCGGTCTCTTCATTACAAGACATGGAAATTTTGCTCGATGGCATCCCGCTCGATCAAGTGTCCACGAGCATGACGATCAACTCGCCTGCCGCGATCACGTGGGCGATGTACCTCGCGGCGGCGGAGAATCGCGGCGTGCGGCTCGATCAACTGCGCGGCACGATTCAAAACGACATCCTCAAAGAATTCATCGCCCAAAAGGAATTCATCTTTCCGCCTGAACCTTCGATGCGACTCGTGGTGGACACGATGGAATTCGGTTCGCAAAAAGTCCCGCAGTGGAACACAATCTCGATCAGCGGCTATCACATCCGCGAGGCGGGCTCGACCGCCGCGCAAGAATTGGCGTTCACGTTGGGCGATGGGCTTGAATATGTGAGATGGGGCATCGCGCGCGGCATGGACGTGGACGAGTTCGCGCCGCGTCTCTCGTTCTTCTTCAACGCGCACAACGACTTCTTCGAGGAAATTGCAAAATACCGCGCCGCGCGTCGCATTTGGGCGCGCGAGATGCGCGAGACGTTCAAGGCGAAGAATCCGCGTTCGTGGTTGTGCCGCTTCCACACGCAGACGGCGGGAGTTTCGCTCACCGCGCAACAGCCAGAGAACAATGTTGTGAGAGTGGCTATTCAGGCTCTTGCGGCAGTATTGGGCGGAACGCAATCGCTTCACACCAATTCATTAGATGAAGCGTTGGCGCTTCCCTCCGAGCACGCGGTGACGATCGCCCTCCGCACACAGCAGATCATCGCCGAGGAATCGGGCGTGACGAACACGGTGGATCCGCTGGGGGGTAGTTTCTTCGTCGAAGCGCTGACAGACCGAATGGAGAAAGAAGCGTACGATTACTTCCGCCGCGTGGAAGAGTTGGGCGGAGTCATCCCCGCCATCGAAAAGGGATTCTTCCAATCCGAAATCTCGGATGCGGCGTATCGTTATCAACGTGAGATCGATCAGGGCATTCGGAAAATTGTCGGCGTGAACGCGTACGCGGAAAAACAGCCGCTGACGATTCCGATTCTCGAAATGGATCCACAGGGATATAACAGGCAAGTGAACCGACTCGAAGAACTGCGAAAGACGCGCGACAGCGGGCGCGTCGGTCAGGCGTTGGACCGCTTACGCATCGCGTTGGAAGGGACGGAGAACACGATGCCGCACATCATGGAAGCCGTCCACGCGTACGCGACGCTGGGCGAGATCATTCAGGTGATGAAGGAAACTTTCGGCGTGTACGAAGAGCCGACGATGATATAA
- a CDS encoding 6-phosphofructokinase — translation MSNGTKGVIGILTGGGDVPGLNPAIRAVTIRALREGYKVIGIRRGWAGMVDIVRDPQADNSNNFQVLSEDIVNKAGRTGGTFLHTSRTNPSKVRKDRLPPHLREKYTEDVNDVTEEVLKNIGFLELDYLIPIGGDDTLSYAVRMYKEGVKIVAIPKTMDNDVAGTDYCIGFSTCVTRTIELANRLRTVAGSHERLLVLEVFGRYAGFTAMLPTMAGAAHRCVIPEHKFNIERLAEMLMYDRSYNPSHYSVVLVSEGATFEGGEMVFTDRTTDEYGHMKLGGIGDMVSAQLRELTARHNNGRMVDTVNQKLGYLTRCGDPDAIDSIVPMAYGNLALDLVLKHIHGRLVALKRGRYDNIPVDIVTSAKKNVNVERFYNADRLRPKFESFEMTPLFIMTSDAT, via the coding sequence ATGAGTAACGGTACCAAAGGGGTGATCGGAATTTTGACCGGGGGCGGCGACGTGCCGGGGTTGAACCCCGCTATCCGCGCGGTGACTATCCGCGCGCTGCGTGAGGGCTACAAAGTGATCGGTATCCGCCGCGGCTGGGCAGGCATGGTGGACATCGTCCGCGACCCGCAAGCGGATAACAGCAACAATTTTCAGGTGCTGAGCGAGGATATCGTCAACAAGGCGGGACGGACGGGCGGCACGTTCCTGCACACGTCGCGGACGAATCCGTCGAAGGTCCGAAAAGACCGCCTGCCTCCGCATTTGCGCGAAAAATATACGGAGGACGTCAACGATGTGACCGAGGAAGTGTTGAAGAACATCGGCTTTCTCGAGTTGGATTATTTAATTCCCATCGGCGGCGACGATACGCTCAGTTATGCCGTGCGCATGTATAAAGAAGGCGTGAAGATTGTCGCCATTCCCAAAACGATGGACAACGATGTGGCGGGCACTGATTACTGTATCGGGTTCAGCACGTGCGTGACGCGCACCATCGAGTTGGCGAACCGCTTACGAACGGTGGCTGGTTCGCACGAACGCCTGCTCGTGCTGGAAGTTTTCGGACGCTACGCAGGGTTTACGGCAATGCTTCCGACGATGGCGGGCGCGGCGCATCGGTGTGTGATCCCCGAGCACAAGTTCAACATCGAACGTCTCGCCGAAATGTTGATGTACGACCGCAGTTACAACCCGAGTCATTATTCGGTGGTGCTGGTTTCGGAAGGCGCGACCTTCGAAGGCGGCGAGATGGTCTTCACCGATCGCACGACGGATGAATACGGTCACATGAAGTTGGGCGGCATCGGCGATATGGTTTCGGCGCAACTGCGCGAGTTGACGGCGCGTCACAACAACGGGCGGATGGTGGACACGGTGAATCAAAAACTCGGCTATCTCACCCGCTGTGGCGACCCGGATGCGATTGATTCGATTGTGCCGATGGCGTATGGAAATCTCGCGCTCGATCTGGTGCTCAAGCACATACACGGACGACTGGTGGCGCTCAAGCGCGGACGGTACGACAACATCCCAGTGGACATTGTGACCAGCGCAAAGAAAAACGTCAACGTGGAGCGCTTCTACAACGCCGACCGCCTGCGCCCCAAATTCGAAAGTTTCGAGATGACCCCGCTCTTTATCATGACCAGCGATGCGACTTGA
- a CDS encoding ribonuclease Z, protein MFEILFLGTSASAPSAKRGLSAQVVKHDEYRFLVDCGEGTQRQILQSGLGFKNLNRILLTHGHLDHILGLGGLLSTFLRWEAIDELEIFGGRSTLDRVHDLLYGVVLRGNQPPMPLKLTEIKPGVIFEADDFTVSAFPVSHRGPDCLGYAFEGKARRPFLPHKADELGVPFGPERRELVAGKAISLPDGRRVSPDDVLGPLQAGTKLVIVGDAGKTANLVEVCKDADALVIESTYLDEEAEMAKQFSHLTARQGAELAIKAGVKKLILTHISRRYREKDVIKEAQAIFPNTVVARDFDAYQIKREA, encoded by the coding sequence TTGTTTGAAATTCTCTTTCTCGGCACATCCGCCTCCGCCCCATCCGCCAAGCGCGGACTTTCGGCGCAGGTGGTGAAGCACGACGAATATCGCTTCTTAGTGGATTGCGGCGAAGGCACGCAACGTCAAATTTTGCAATCGGGCTTGGGATTCAAAAACTTGAATCGCATCCTGCTCACGCACGGACACCTCGACCACATCCTCGGCTTGGGCGGTCTGCTCAGCACATTTTTACGCTGGGAGGCGATTGACGAACTCGAAATCTTCGGCGGGCGTTCCACGCTCGACCGCGTGCACGACTTGTTGTACGGCGTCGTGTTGCGCGGCAACCAGCCGCCGATGCCGTTGAAGTTGACCGAGATCAAACCGGGCGTCATCTTCGAAGCGGACGATTTTACTGTGAGCGCCTTCCCCGTTTCGCATCGCGGACCCGATTGTTTGGGTTACGCGTTCGAGGGCAAGGCGCGCCGTCCATTTTTGCCGCACAAAGCGGACGAGCTCGGCGTGCCGTTCGGACCCGAACGCCGCGAATTGGTCGCAGGTAAAGCGATCAGCCTGCCCGACGGAAGACGCGTGAGTCCAGACGATGTGCTGGGTCCGCTTCAGGCGGGGACGAAACTCGTCATCGTCGGTGACGCGGGCAAGACGGCGAATCTGGTCGAGGTCTGCAAAGACGCGGACGCGCTGGTGATCGAATCCACCTATCTGGATGAAGAAGCGGAGATGGCGAAGCAATTCTCGCATCTCACCGCGCGGCAAGGCGCGGAGTTGGCGATCAAAGCGGGCGTCAAAAAATTAATCCTCACTCACATCTCGCGGCGTTATCGCGAGAAGGATGTGATCAAGGAAGCCCAGGCGATTTTTCCGAACACAGTTGTCGCGCGAGACTTTGACGCGTATCAAATTAAAAGAGAAGCGTAA
- a CDS encoding DNA translocase FtsK 4TM domain-containing protein, translating into MPLKIPFMLQKSKAKPKGRSAAPARGGKNTQAAPKRGKTALPPAPPPASPSWWESLSAERKLDVVGAIMALVGLFTALILFSAQRSPLTGGALKILEQTIGWGIYILPVGLFVMGLWLILRRIEKLPPLSLERAVGLILFFFWLLATMDSVNAGAGLNGSGGGYIGSILGRIFFNSLGFAGGVIALVAWLLITITMIFDISVEDLFRWFGPLAVRVRGLLARQTSPSNEAFLPEDEEIVSGGFTPTHRPEPTTANVEVGKPVTTVKSSEPVIQWKLPEVKNILDSGSAPEVNEEFIQGRSRLIQETLASFGAPVQVVEINRGPAITQFGVEPLYVETRNGRIKVRVNKIASLADDLALALAAPRIRIQAPVPGHSYVGIEVPNEEMTLVALRDIIESEAFQRNVHPLKFALGRDVTGNPIGATLENMPHMLIAGTTGSGKSVCVNSILTCLLLNNTPEDLKLILIDPKRVELTGYNGIPHLLAPVVVEIERVIGALQWMTREMDKRYHLFAQNGSRNVTDYNARMKLQGSKKLPFLVIVIDELADLMMIAPGETEGTITRLAQLARATGIHMILATQRPSVDVVTGLIKANFPARVAFAVASNTDSRVILDQPGAERLLGRGDMLYQAPDAPAAVRLQGVFVSDHEIQNLVEFWRAQLGSASPYAAASQPADIPRSDAPLKQTPLFEDMSPADTTTDPLLVEAIELVRKEGRASVSMLQRRMRIGYTRAARLVDMMEDRKIVGPPEGATQMRQVLDYGQTAPPRDDGA; encoded by the coding sequence ATGCCTCTAAAGATTCCGTTCATGCTGCAAAAATCGAAAGCAAAGCCGAAAGGGAGATCGGCGGCGCCTGCGCGCGGCGGGAAGAATACACAAGCCGCGCCGAAAAGGGGAAAGACTGCGCTTCCTCCCGCGCCTCCGCCTGCCTCGCCCTCGTGGTGGGAGTCGCTTTCCGCCGAGCGCAAACTCGACGTGGTCGGCGCAATCATGGCGCTGGTCGGATTGTTCACCGCGTTGATTCTCTTTTCCGCACAGCGCAGTCCGTTGACGGGCGGCGCGTTGAAAATTTTGGAGCAGACGATCGGCTGGGGAATTTACATCCTGCCCGTTGGCTTGTTTGTGATGGGATTGTGGCTCATCCTGCGGCGCATCGAAAAACTTCCGCCGCTTTCGCTCGAACGCGCGGTCGGCTTGATTCTGTTTTTCTTCTGGCTCCTCGCCACGATGGATTCGGTCAACGCGGGAGCGGGGTTGAACGGCTCAGGCGGCGGTTACATTGGCAGTATTCTGGGACGAATCTTTTTCAACAGCCTCGGCTTTGCCGGCGGAGTCATCGCGCTCGTAGCGTGGCTGTTGATCACGATCACGATGATCTTCGATATTTCGGTGGAGGATCTGTTCCGCTGGTTCGGTCCGCTCGCGGTGAGAGTACGCGGCTTACTAGCGAGGCAGACATCCCCGTCGAATGAAGCGTTCCTTCCTGAGGATGAGGAAATCGTCTCCGGCGGATTCACTCCCACGCATCGTCCTGAACCAACGACGGCAAACGTCGAGGTGGGCAAGCCGGTGACGACGGTCAAGTCGTCTGAGCCGGTCATCCAGTGGAAGTTGCCGGAAGTCAAAAATATTTTGGATTCGGGTTCGGCGCCGGAAGTGAACGAGGAATTTATTCAGGGGCGGTCGCGCTTGATCCAGGAAACGCTGGCGTCGTTCGGCGCGCCGGTGCAAGTGGTGGAAATCAATCGCGGACCGGCGATCACGCAATTTGGCGTGGAGCCGCTTTATGTGGAGACGCGCAACGGGCGTATCAAAGTGCGCGTCAATAAAATTGCATCGCTGGCAGACGATCTCGCGCTGGCGCTTGCCGCGCCGCGCATCCGCATTCAAGCGCCGGTGCCGGGACATAGTTACGTGGGCATCGAAGTGCCGAACGAGGAGATGACGCTGGTCGCGCTGCGCGACATCATCGAAAGCGAAGCCTTTCAACGCAACGTGCATCCGTTGAAGTTTGCGTTGGGGCGCGACGTGACCGGCAACCCGATCGGCGCGACGCTCGAAAACATGCCGCACATGTTGATCGCCGGCACGACCGGCTCCGGTAAATCGGTGTGCGTCAATTCGATTCTGACCTGTTTGCTTTTGAACAACACGCCCGAGGATTTGAAGTTGATCCTGATTGATCCGAAGCGCGTCGAGTTGACCGGCTACAACGGTATCCCGCATTTGCTCGCGCCGGTGGTGGTGGAGATCGAACGCGTGATCGGCGCGCTGCAATGGATGACGCGCGAAATGGATAAACGCTATCACCTGTTCGCGCAGAACGGGTCGCGCAACGTCACCGATTACAACGCGCGCATGAAATTGCAGGGGTCGAAGAAACTGCCGTTCCTCGTAATCGTGATTGACGAACTCGCCGATTTGATGATGATCGCCCCCGGCGAGACGGAGGGGACGATCACGCGTCTCGCGCAGTTGGCGCGCGCCACCGGCATTCACATGATTCTCGCCACGCAACGTCCTTCGGTGGATGTGGTGACGGGTCTGATCAAAGCCAACTTCCCGGCGCGCGTGGCGTTCGCGGTCGCGTCGAACACCGACAGCCGCGTGATTCTGGACCAGCCCGGCGCGGAACGTCTGCTCGGACGCGGCGACATGTTGTATCAGGCTCCCGACGCGCCCGCGGCGGTTCGTCTGCAGGGCGTCTTTGTTTCAGACCATGAAATCCAAAACCTCGTGGAGTTTTGGCGCGCGCAACTCGGAAGCGCAAGCCCGTACGCGGCCGCGTCGCAACCCGCGGACATCCCGCGCTCGGACGCGCCGCTCAAGCAGACGCCATTGTTCGAGGATATGAGTCCAGCAGACACGACGACCGATCCGCTGTTGGTTGAGGCAATCGAACTTGTGAGGAAAGAGGGACGCGCGTCCGTTTCGATGCTGCAACGGCGGATGCGCATCGGCTACACCCGCGCCGCCCGTCTCGTGGACATGATGGAGGACCGCAAGATCGTCGGTCCACCCGAAGGCGCGACGCAAATGCGGCAGGTGCTGGATTACGGTCAGACCGCCCCGCCGAGGGACGATGGAGCGTGA
- a CDS encoding PIN domain-containing protein, producing MDELSKRLAKAKRIGLDTPLFIYFFEDNERYSPLAKIAFDGIEKGKWQGVTSTITLMEVTVRPWQLGRELAAREYEAVLAHFPNLSVVDVDRNVARAAAQLRAKYNVSPPDALQVAASLSFGAKSFLTNDRKLSRLNELIDILVLEDFIGE from the coding sequence GTGGACGAACTCAGCAAGCGACTAGCCAAGGCGAAACGCATTGGGCTGGATACGCCTCTCTTTATTTATTTCTTTGAAGATAATGAACGTTACAGTCCACTGGCAAAAATCGCCTTCGATGGCATTGAAAAAGGGAAATGGCAAGGCGTAACCTCAACGATCACATTGATGGAAGTCACCGTCCGTCCATGGCAATTGGGAAGGGAATTGGCAGCGCGTGAATACGAAGCGGTCCTGGCGCATTTCCCAAACTTGTCTGTTGTGGATGTTGATCGAAATGTCGCGCGGGCGGCGGCGCAGTTGCGCGCCAAATACAACGTCTCGCCGCCCGACGCATTACAAGTAGCGGCGAGTCTTTCATTTGGGGCTAAATCATTTTTGACGAACGACAGAAAATTATCCAGACTCAATGAGTTGATAGATATTCTCGTGCTGGAAGACTTTATCGGGGAATAA
- a CDS encoding AbrB/MazE/SpoVT family DNA-binding domain-containing protein: MTISVKVSAKYQIAVPQVARRKLNIKQGDRLLVDVQDGVIVLIPQPKRHTDYLQGLHSDIWKGVDVQKYLNGERDAWTNSASD; the protein is encoded by the coding sequence ATGACCATTTCTGTCAAAGTCAGCGCCAAGTACCAGATCGCAGTTCCGCAAGTCGCGCGCAGAAAATTGAATATCAAGCAAGGCGACCGCCTGCTGGTGGATGTGCAGGATGGCGTGATCGTTTTGATTCCACAACCGAAACGTCATACAGATTATTTGCAAGGCTTACATAGCGATATATGGAAAGGAGTTGACGTCCAAAAATATCTCAACGGGGAGCGCGACGCGTGGACGAACTCAGCAAGCGACTAG
- a CDS encoding DNA adenine methylase, whose product MAQIKSPLRYPGGKSRAIQRMISLLPKELEEYREPFVGGGSFFIYLKQKYPSLKIWVNDLNPELYLFWRYTQADAEKLAREVLKVKRRRKNGRRLFFELTTVDVKSLTGFERALRFFVLNRITFSGVVESGGYSQLAFESRFTESSIERLAQMGKIMEGIKITQSDYRELLTTGGKEVFTYLDPPYLTTTKSNLYGRKGILHKSFNHTRFALDIKKCKHTWLITYDDTSEIRENFIHANIYEWELQYGMNNYKQGKAEKGNELFVTNYRLRNSSWLH is encoded by the coding sequence ATGGCTCAGATTAAAAGCCCGTTACGATACCCTGGTGGAAAGTCACGCGCGATACAACGAATGATATCCCTCCTACCAAAAGAGTTGGAGGAATATCGAGAGCCTTTTGTTGGTGGCGGGTCATTTTTTATATATCTAAAACAAAAATACCCATCATTGAAAATTTGGGTTAACGATCTAAACCCAGAACTATATTTGTTTTGGAGATATACCCAAGCCGACGCGGAAAAATTAGCCCGAGAAGTCTTGAAAGTTAAGCGACGTCGAAAAAATGGTCGAAGGTTATTTTTTGAACTTACAACCGTTGATGTGAAATCGCTAACAGGGTTTGAACGTGCCCTGCGTTTTTTTGTTCTCAACCGTATCACGTTCTCTGGTGTAGTTGAATCAGGTGGATATTCACAACTTGCCTTTGAAAGCAGATTCACAGAGTCTTCAATTGAAAGGCTTGCTCAAATGGGGAAAATCATGGAGGGTATCAAAATCACCCAATCAGATTATCGTGAACTTTTAACAACTGGCGGTAAAGAAGTGTTTACCTACCTTGACCCTCCCTATTTGACGACCACGAAATCTAATCTATATGGCAGAAAAGGTATTCTTCATAAGAGTTTTAATCACACTAGATTTGCGCTGGATATAAAAAAATGTAAGCATACATGGTTAATCACGTATGATGATACATCCGAGATTCGGGAAAATTTCATTCATGCTAATATTTATGAATGGGAGTTGCAATATGGAATGAACAATTACAAGCAGGGAAAAGCAGAAAAGGGCAATGAGCTTTTTGTGACTAACTACAGGCTACGCAACTCAAGTTGGCTTCATTAA
- a CDS encoding sulfite exporter TauE/SafE family protein translates to MPLQLLLAALASIAAGLVNALAGGGTLITFPMLVFLGIPPVSANVTNTVALCPGYFGGTLAQRDDLRGQEKRLWSILPASVAGGVIGGYLLLQTGEKLFSALIPYLILLATILLAIQGPVRAWLTRRLSESHRTLESWTWLSVGAASVYGGYFGAGLSVIVLSALGLTLDDSLTRLNALKQAVAFAVNVAAAVFFLFSGQVLWTFALVMAIGALIGGALGGKLAGKIKPSTLRWTVVLFGIVISIVYFIR, encoded by the coding sequence ATGCCTCTGCAACTCCTCCTCGCCGCGCTTGCCTCGATAGCCGCAGGACTTGTCAACGCCCTCGCGGGCGGCGGGACGTTGATCACCTTTCCCATGCTCGTGTTTTTGGGAATCCCGCCAGTCTCTGCGAATGTGACCAACACCGTCGCGCTCTGTCCTGGCTACTTCGGCGGGACACTTGCCCAGCGCGATGACCTACGCGGACAAGAAAAAAGATTGTGGTCAATCCTGCCTGCCAGCGTCGCGGGCGGAGTGATCGGCGGTTACCTCCTGTTACAAACTGGGGAAAAATTATTCAGCGCGCTCATCCCATATCTGATTTTGCTTGCTACGATATTGCTCGCCATCCAAGGACCAGTCCGTGCGTGGCTGACGCGTCGACTCAGCGAATCGCACCGCACGCTCGAATCATGGACGTGGCTTAGCGTTGGCGCGGCATCCGTCTACGGCGGATATTTCGGCGCGGGCTTGAGCGTGATCGTCCTCTCCGCCTTGGGGCTGACGCTGGACGATTCGCTGACGCGGCTCAACGCGTTGAAGCAGGCGGTCGCGTTCGCAGTCAACGTCGCCGCGGCGGTCTTCTTCCTGTTTTCGGGTCAGGTCTTGTGGACGTTCGCCCTCGTCATGGCAATCGGCGCGTTGATCGGCGGAGCGCTCGGCGGCAAACTCGCGGGCAAAATCAAACCGTCCACGCTGAGATGGACGGTCGTCCTTTTTGGAATCGTCATTTCCATTGTTTACTTCATTCGATGA